Proteins from one Erythrolamprus reginae isolate rEryReg1 chromosome 6, rEryReg1.hap1, whole genome shotgun sequence genomic window:
- the LOC139169433 gene encoding LOW QUALITY PROTEIN: cyclin-dependent kinase 2-associated protein 1-like (The sequence of the model RefSeq protein was modified relative to this genomic sequence to represent the inferred CDS: deleted 2 bases in 1 codon; substituted 1 base at 1 genomic stop codon) — translation MVGSGQYRHLINDYGCPSLGYTRGTASNQVPQSKYAELLTIIKELGKXISPTYAGSKSAMERLKQGIIHARGLVQECLAKTERNARS, via the exons ATGGTGGGCTCTGGGCAGTACCGACACCTGATTAATGACTACGGATGCCCCTCGCTAGGCTACACACGAGGA ACCGCCAGCAACCAAGTCCCTCAGAGCAAATATGCAGAACTCCTGACCATCATCAAAGAATTAGGAAAATAAATCAGCCCTACGTACGCTGGCAGTAAAAGTGCCATGGAAAGGCTAAAGCAGGGTATCATTCATGCCAGAGGTCTGGTCCAAGAATGTTTAGCAAAGACTGAGCGAAATGCAAGATCTTAA